A section of the Phaseolus vulgaris cultivar G19833 chromosome 8, P. vulgaris v2.0, whole genome shotgun sequence genome encodes:
- the LOC137825669 gene encoding uncharacterized protein, protein MERNEKNVAMISVPKFGGWDQEAPGATNYSMVFTQVRQNKKHKKTSLSKIKRKSLGNEREIVNAKNGQAPFHNAYAHEDFLRKKRIITYINCCIRPTIAIP, encoded by the exons ATGGAACGAAATGAG AAAAATGTTGCTATGATATCTGTGCCTAAGTTTGGAGGGTGGGACCAAGAAGCACCAGGAGCTACTAACTATTCAATGGTGTTCACCCAAGTTCgtcaaaacaaaaaacataaaaaaaccaGCTTGTCTAAAATTAAACGTAAAAGTCTTGGAAATGAAAGGGAGATTGTTAATGCCAAAAATGGTCAAGCTCCTTTTCATAATGCTTATGCCCATGAAGATTTTCTG AGGAAAAAAAGGATCATCACCTACATAAATTGTTGTATTAGGCCTACAATAGCCATTCCTTGA
- the LOC137825668 gene encoding dihydropyrimidinase isoform X3, which translates to MPSANMSCQAAALAGGTTMHIDFVIPLNGSLIAGFEDYEKKAKKSCMDYGFHMVITKWDENVSREMELMVKEKGINSFKFFMAYKGILMINDELLLEGFKKCKSLGALAMVHAENGDAVYEGQEKMIELGITGPEGHALSRPPVVEGEATSRAIRLADFVNTPLYVVHVMSIDAMEEIAKARKSGQKVIGEPIASGLALDESWLWHPDFDIAAKYVMSPPIRKRGHDRALQAALSTGVLQLVGTDHCAFNSTQKARGIDDFRKIPNGVNGIEERMHLVWDIMVESGQITPSDYVRLTSTECARIFNIYPKKGAILPGSDADIIILNPNSSFEISAKSHHSRLDTNVYEGRRGKGKIEVTIAGGRVVWENDKLKLSPGTGRYIQMPPFSYLFDGLDKKDAIYLNSLQAPVKRAKTSS; encoded by the exons ATGCCCTCGGCAAATATGTCATGCCAG GCTGCAGCATTGGCTGGTGGGACAACAATGCACATTGACTTCGTAATACCACTGAATGGAAGTTTGATAGCTGGTTTTGAGGACTATGAAAAGAAGGCAAAGAAGTCTTGCATGGATTATGGTTTTCATATGGTTATTACCAAATGGGACGAAAATGTTTCAAGAGAAATGGAGCTCATGGTCAAGGAGAAAG GTATCAACTCTTTCAAGTTTTTCATGGCATACAAAGGAATTCTTATGATCAATGACGAGCTGCTTCTGGAAGGATTTAAAAAATGCAAGTCTCTAGGTGCCTTAGCCATGGTCCACGCGGAAAATGGAGATGCTGTGTATGAAGGACAAGAGAAAATGATAGAACTTGGAATAACTGGTCCGGAAGGGCATGCTCTTTCAAGGCCTCCAGTG GTGGAAGGAGAGGCAACTTCTCGTGCCATTCGGTTAGCAGATTTTGTAAATACTCCTCTATATGTGGTTCATGTAATGAGCATTGATGCAATGGAAGAAATTGCGAAAGCCCGGAAATCAG GACAAAAGGTAATTGGAGAACCTATTGCCTCTGGGTTAGCCCTtgatgagtcttggctttggcatcCTGACTTTGACATTGCAGCAAA GTATGTAATGAGTCCCCCAATTAGGAAAAGAGGACATGATAGGGCCCTTCAAGCTGCCCTTTCAACAGGAGTTTTGCAG CTGGTAGGAACTGATCATTGTGCCTTTAATTCCACTCAAAAAGCTCGTGGAATTGATGACTTCAGGAAAATTCCTAATGGTGTCAATG GTATTGAAGAAAGAATGCATTTGGTATGGGACATCATGGTG GAGTCTGGCCAAATAACCCCCTCTGATTATGTCCGGTTAACAAGCACAGAATG TGCTCGAATCTTCAATATATATCCAAAGAAAGGAGCTATTCTCCCAGGATCTGATGCAGATATTATCATTCTGAATCCAAATTCAAGCTTTGAGATAAGTGCAAAGTCCCACCACTCTAGACTGGACACAAATGTGTACGAGGGAAGGAGAGGAAAG GGAAAAATTGAAGTGACTATTGCAGGAGGAAGAGTTGTTTGGGAAAATGATAAATTAAAGCTTTCTCCTGGTACTGGGAGATACATCCAAATGCCACCTTTTAGTTATCTGTTTGATGGACTGGATAAGAAGGATGCCATTTATCTGAATTCCCTTCAAGCTCCAGTAAAGCGAGCCAAAACAAGTAGCTAG
- the LOC137825668 gene encoding dihydropyrimidinase isoform X2 yields the protein MIRFCDAGTEFPSSKLLVKGGTVVNAHHQQIADVYVEDGVIVSVNPNIKVGDDVTVIDALGKYVMPGGIDPHTHLEFDVGFTATVDDFFSGQAAALAGGTTMHIDFVIPLNGSLIAGFEDYEKKAKKSCMDYGFHMVITKWDENVSREMELMVKEKGINSFKFFMAYKGILMINDELLLEGFKKCKSLGALAMVHAENGDAVYEGQEKMIELGITGPEGHALSRPPVVEGEATSRAIRLADFVNTPLYVVHVMSIDAMEEIAKARKSGQKVIGEPIASGLALDESWLWHPDFDIAAKYVMSPPIRKRGHDRALQAALSTGVLQLVGTDHCAFNSTQKARGIDDFRKIPNGVNGIEERMHLVWDIMVESGQITPSDYVRLTSTECARIFNIYPKKGAILPGSDADIIILNPNSSFEISAKSHHSRLDTNVYEGRRGKGKIEVTIAGGRVVWENDKLKLSPGTGRYIQMPPFSYLFDGLDKKDAIYLNSLQAPVKRAKTSS from the exons ATGATTCGGTTTTGTGATGCTGGAACTGAATTTCCATCGTCTAAGTTGTTGGTCAAAGGAGGGACGGTTGTGAACGCTCATCACCAACAGATTGCTGATGTTTACGTGGAAGATGGTGTCATTGTTTCAGTTAATCCTAACATCAAG GTTGGAGATGACGTCACTGTCATAGATGCCCTCGGCAAATATGTCATGCCAG GGGGCATTGATCCTCATACCCATCTAGAATTCGATGTTGGTTTTACTGCAACGGTTGATGACTTCTTCAGTGGTCAGGCTGCAGCATTGGCTGGTGGGACAACAATGCACATTGACTTCGTAATACCACTGAATGGAAGTTTGATAGCTGGTTTTGAGGACTATGAAAAGAAGGCAAAGAAGTCTTGCATGGATTATGGTTTTCATATGGTTATTACCAAATGGGACGAAAATGTTTCAAGAGAAATGGAGCTCATGGTCAAGGAGAAAG GTATCAACTCTTTCAAGTTTTTCATGGCATACAAAGGAATTCTTATGATCAATGACGAGCTGCTTCTGGAAGGATTTAAAAAATGCAAGTCTCTAGGTGCCTTAGCCATGGTCCACGCGGAAAATGGAGATGCTGTGTATGAAGGACAAGAGAAAATGATAGAACTTGGAATAACTGGTCCGGAAGGGCATGCTCTTTCAAGGCCTCCAGTG GTGGAAGGAGAGGCAACTTCTCGTGCCATTCGGTTAGCAGATTTTGTAAATACTCCTCTATATGTGGTTCATGTAATGAGCATTGATGCAATGGAAGAAATTGCGAAAGCCCGGAAATCAG GACAAAAGGTAATTGGAGAACCTATTGCCTCTGGGTTAGCCCTtgatgagtcttggctttggcatcCTGACTTTGACATTGCAGCAAA GTATGTAATGAGTCCCCCAATTAGGAAAAGAGGACATGATAGGGCCCTTCAAGCTGCCCTTTCAACAGGAGTTTTGCAG CTGGTAGGAACTGATCATTGTGCCTTTAATTCCACTCAAAAAGCTCGTGGAATTGATGACTTCAGGAAAATTCCTAATGGTGTCAATG GTATTGAAGAAAGAATGCATTTGGTATGGGACATCATGGTG GAGTCTGGCCAAATAACCCCCTCTGATTATGTCCGGTTAACAAGCACAGAATG TGCTCGAATCTTCAATATATATCCAAAGAAAGGAGCTATTCTCCCAGGATCTGATGCAGATATTATCATTCTGAATCCAAATTCAAGCTTTGAGATAAGTGCAAAGTCCCACCACTCTAGACTGGACACAAATGTGTACGAGGGAAGGAGAGGAAAG GGAAAAATTGAAGTGACTATTGCAGGAGGAAGAGTTGTTTGGGAAAATGATAAATTAAAGCTTTCTCCTGGTACTGGGAGATACATCCAAATGCCACCTTTTAGTTATCTGTTTGATGGACTGGATAAGAAGGATGCCATTTATCTGAATTCCCTTCAAGCTCCAGTAAAGCGAGCCAAAACAAGTAGCTAG
- the LOC137825567 gene encoding splicing factor 3B subunit 6-like protein, whose product MAAISLRKGNTRLPPEVNRVLYVRNLPFNITSEEMYDIFGKYGAIRQIRIGTNKDTRGTAFVVYEDIYDAKTAVDHLSGFNVANRYLIVLYYQQAKMSKKFDQKKKEDEIARMQEKYGVSTKDK is encoded by the coding sequence ATGGCGGCGATCAGTCTCCGGAAGGGAAACACGCGGCTGCCGCCGGAGGTAAACCGCGTCCTGTACGTGCGCAACCTTCCCTTCAACATAACGAGCGAGGAGATGTACGATATCTTCGGCAAATACGGCGCGATTCGCCAGATCCGCATTGGCACTAACAAGGACACGCGCGGAACGGCCTTCGTCGTCTACGAGGACATCTACGATGCCAAAACCGCTGTCGATCACCTCTCCGGCTTCAATGTGGCGAATCGCTACCTTATCGTGCTGTATTATCAGCAAGCGAAGATGAGCAAGAAGTTCGatcagaagaagaaggaggacGAGATTGCGCGTATGCAGGAAAAGTACGGCGTCTCCACCAAAGATAAGTAA
- the LOC137825668 gene encoding dihydropyrimidinase isoform X1, whose amino-acid sequence MRRQSMRFVTSQFLHIFSLTFFTVITSSLSQSNQLLVKGGTVVNAHHQQIADVYVEDGVIVSVNPNIKVGDDVTVIDALGKYVMPGGIDPHTHLEFDVGFTATVDDFFSGQAAALAGGTTMHIDFVIPLNGSLIAGFEDYEKKAKKSCMDYGFHMVITKWDENVSREMELMVKEKGINSFKFFMAYKGILMINDELLLEGFKKCKSLGALAMVHAENGDAVYEGQEKMIELGITGPEGHALSRPPVVEGEATSRAIRLADFVNTPLYVVHVMSIDAMEEIAKARKSGQKVIGEPIASGLALDESWLWHPDFDIAAKYVMSPPIRKRGHDRALQAALSTGVLQLVGTDHCAFNSTQKARGIDDFRKIPNGVNGIEERMHLVWDIMVESGQITPSDYVRLTSTECARIFNIYPKKGAILPGSDADIIILNPNSSFEISAKSHHSRLDTNVYEGRRGKGKIEVTIAGGRVVWENDKLKLSPGTGRYIQMPPFSYLFDGLDKKDAIYLNSLQAPVKRAKTSS is encoded by the exons ATGAGAAGACAGAGTATGCGATTCGTCACATCACAATTCCTTCACATTTTCTCTCTTACCTTCTTCACTGTCATTACCTCTTCACTTTCACAGTCCAACCAG TTGTTGGTCAAAGGAGGGACGGTTGTGAACGCTCATCACCAACAGATTGCTGATGTTTACGTGGAAGATGGTGTCATTGTTTCAGTTAATCCTAACATCAAG GTTGGAGATGACGTCACTGTCATAGATGCCCTCGGCAAATATGTCATGCCAG GGGGCATTGATCCTCATACCCATCTAGAATTCGATGTTGGTTTTACTGCAACGGTTGATGACTTCTTCAGTGGTCAGGCTGCAGCATTGGCTGGTGGGACAACAATGCACATTGACTTCGTAATACCACTGAATGGAAGTTTGATAGCTGGTTTTGAGGACTATGAAAAGAAGGCAAAGAAGTCTTGCATGGATTATGGTTTTCATATGGTTATTACCAAATGGGACGAAAATGTTTCAAGAGAAATGGAGCTCATGGTCAAGGAGAAAG GTATCAACTCTTTCAAGTTTTTCATGGCATACAAAGGAATTCTTATGATCAATGACGAGCTGCTTCTGGAAGGATTTAAAAAATGCAAGTCTCTAGGTGCCTTAGCCATGGTCCACGCGGAAAATGGAGATGCTGTGTATGAAGGACAAGAGAAAATGATAGAACTTGGAATAACTGGTCCGGAAGGGCATGCTCTTTCAAGGCCTCCAGTG GTGGAAGGAGAGGCAACTTCTCGTGCCATTCGGTTAGCAGATTTTGTAAATACTCCTCTATATGTGGTTCATGTAATGAGCATTGATGCAATGGAAGAAATTGCGAAAGCCCGGAAATCAG GACAAAAGGTAATTGGAGAACCTATTGCCTCTGGGTTAGCCCTtgatgagtcttggctttggcatcCTGACTTTGACATTGCAGCAAA GTATGTAATGAGTCCCCCAATTAGGAAAAGAGGACATGATAGGGCCCTTCAAGCTGCCCTTTCAACAGGAGTTTTGCAG CTGGTAGGAACTGATCATTGTGCCTTTAATTCCACTCAAAAAGCTCGTGGAATTGATGACTTCAGGAAAATTCCTAATGGTGTCAATG GTATTGAAGAAAGAATGCATTTGGTATGGGACATCATGGTG GAGTCTGGCCAAATAACCCCCTCTGATTATGTCCGGTTAACAAGCACAGAATG TGCTCGAATCTTCAATATATATCCAAAGAAAGGAGCTATTCTCCCAGGATCTGATGCAGATATTATCATTCTGAATCCAAATTCAAGCTTTGAGATAAGTGCAAAGTCCCACCACTCTAGACTGGACACAAATGTGTACGAGGGAAGGAGAGGAAAG GGAAAAATTGAAGTGACTATTGCAGGAGGAAGAGTTGTTTGGGAAAATGATAAATTAAAGCTTTCTCCTGGTACTGGGAGATACATCCAAATGCCACCTTTTAGTTATCTGTTTGATGGACTGGATAAGAAGGATGCCATTTATCTGAATTCCCTTCAAGCTCCAGTAAAGCGAGCCAAAACAAGTAGCTAG
- the LOC137825668 gene encoding dihydropyrimidinase isoform X4 — translation MRRQSMRFVTSQFLHIFSLTFFTVITSSLSQSNQFCDAGTEFPSSKLLVKGGTVVNAHHQQIADVYVEDGVIVSVNPNIKVGDDVTVIDALGKYVMPGGIDPHTHLEFDVGFTATVDDFFSGQAAALAGGTTMHIDFVIPLNGSLIAGFEDYEKKAKKSCMDYGFHMVITKWDENVSREMELMVKEKGINSFKFFMAYKGILMINDELLLEGFKKCKSLGALAMVHAENGDAVYEGQEKMIELGITGPEGHALSRPPVVEGEATSRAIRLADFVNTPLYVVHVMSIDAMEEIAKARKSGQKVIGEPIASGLALDESWLWHPDFDIAAKYVMSPPIRKRGHDRALQAALSTGVLQLVGTDHCAFNSTQKARGIDDFRKIPNGVNGIEERMHLVWDIMVESGQITPSDYVRLTSTECARIFNIYPKKGAILPGSDADIIILNPNSSFEISAKSHHSRLDTNVYEGRRGKGKIEVTIAGGRVVWENDKLKLSPGTGRYIQMPPFSYLFDGLDKKDAIYLNSLQAPVKRAKTSS, via the exons ATGAGAAGACAGAGTATGCGATTCGTCACATCACAATTCCTTCACATTTTCTCTCTTACCTTCTTCACTGTCATTACCTCTTCACTTTCACAGTCCAACCA GTTTTGTGATGCTGGAACTGAATTTCCATCGTCTAAGTTGTTGGTCAAAGGAGGGACGGTTGTGAACGCTCATCACCAACAGATTGCTGATGTTTACGTGGAAGATGGTGTCATTGTTTCAGTTAATCCTAACATCAAG GTTGGAGATGACGTCACTGTCATAGATGCCCTCGGCAAATATGTCATGCCAG GGGGCATTGATCCTCATACCCATCTAGAATTCGATGTTGGTTTTACTGCAACGGTTGATGACTTCTTCAGTGGTCAGGCTGCAGCATTGGCTGGTGGGACAACAATGCACATTGACTTCGTAATACCACTGAATGGAAGTTTGATAGCTGGTTTTGAGGACTATGAAAAGAAGGCAAAGAAGTCTTGCATGGATTATGGTTTTCATATGGTTATTACCAAATGGGACGAAAATGTTTCAAGAGAAATGGAGCTCATGGTCAAGGAGAAAG GTATCAACTCTTTCAAGTTTTTCATGGCATACAAAGGAATTCTTATGATCAATGACGAGCTGCTTCTGGAAGGATTTAAAAAATGCAAGTCTCTAGGTGCCTTAGCCATGGTCCACGCGGAAAATGGAGATGCTGTGTATGAAGGACAAGAGAAAATGATAGAACTTGGAATAACTGGTCCGGAAGGGCATGCTCTTTCAAGGCCTCCAGTG GTGGAAGGAGAGGCAACTTCTCGTGCCATTCGGTTAGCAGATTTTGTAAATACTCCTCTATATGTGGTTCATGTAATGAGCATTGATGCAATGGAAGAAATTGCGAAAGCCCGGAAATCAG GACAAAAGGTAATTGGAGAACCTATTGCCTCTGGGTTAGCCCTtgatgagtcttggctttggcatcCTGACTTTGACATTGCAGCAAA GTATGTAATGAGTCCCCCAATTAGGAAAAGAGGACATGATAGGGCCCTTCAAGCTGCCCTTTCAACAGGAGTTTTGCAG CTGGTAGGAACTGATCATTGTGCCTTTAATTCCACTCAAAAAGCTCGTGGAATTGATGACTTCAGGAAAATTCCTAATGGTGTCAATG GTATTGAAGAAAGAATGCATTTGGTATGGGACATCATGGTG GAGTCTGGCCAAATAACCCCCTCTGATTATGTCCGGTTAACAAGCACAGAATG TGCTCGAATCTTCAATATATATCCAAAGAAAGGAGCTATTCTCCCAGGATCTGATGCAGATATTATCATTCTGAATCCAAATTCAAGCTTTGAGATAAGTGCAAAGTCCCACCACTCTAGACTGGACACAAATGTGTACGAGGGAAGGAGAGGAAAG GGAAAAATTGAAGTGACTATTGCAGGAGGAAGAGTTGTTTGGGAAAATGATAAATTAAAGCTTTCTCCTGGTACTGGGAGATACATCCAAATGCCACCTTTTAGTTATCTGTTTGATGGACTGGATAAGAAGGATGCCATTTATCTGAATTCCCTTCAAGCTCCAGTAAAGCGAGCCAAAACAAGTAGCTAG
- the LOC137825565 gene encoding calcium-dependent protein kinase 17-like, with translation MGNCCSGGTNDCDNKGETNQNNNNDEGGTATTPPQSKPNHPPSKQSKPAAIGPVLGKPMEDVRSTYSMGKELGRGQFGVTHLCTHKSTGKQYACKTIAKRKLVNKEDIEDVKREVQIMHHLSGQPNIVELVNVFEDKQSVHLVMELCAGGELFDRIIAKGHYTERAAASLLRTIVQIVHTCHSMGVIHRDLKPENFLLLNKDENAPLKATDFGLSVFYKQGEMFKDLVGSAYYIAPEVLKRKYGPEVDIWSIGVMLYILLSGVPPFWAETENGIFHAILRAHIDFTSDPWPSISPAAKDLVRKMLNADPRQRLTAYEVLNHPWIKEDGEAPDTPLDNAVLNRLKQFRAMNEFKKVALRVIAGCLSEEEIMGLKQMFKGMDTDNSGTITIEELKQGLAKQGTKLTEQEVKQLMEAADADGNGTIDYDEFITATMHMNRMNKEDHLYTAFQYFDKDNSGYITIEELEQALHEFNMHDGRDIKDIISEVDADNDGRINYDEFAAMMNKGNLEVNTKKRRDSTLY, from the exons ATGGGCAACTGTTGCTCAGGTGGCACCAATGATTGTGACAACAAGGGAGAAACCaaccaaaacaacaacaatgatGAAGGGGGAACTGCAACCACCCCACCACAATCTAAGCCTAACCATCCTCCATCCAAGCAATCCAAGCCGGCCGCCATCGGCCCTGTGCTTGGAAAGCCAATGGAGGATGTGAGAAGTACTTACAGCATGGGGAAAGAGCTAGGGAGAGGCCAGTTTGGTGTCACACATCTGTGCACACACAAGAGCACAGGAAAGCAATATGCATGCAAAACCATTGCCAAGAGAAAGCTGGTTAACAAGGAGGACATAGAGGATGTGAAGAGGGAGGTGCAAATCATGCACCATCTCTCAGGGCAGCCCAACATTGTGGAGCTTGTCAATGTGTTTGAGGATAAACAATCTGTCCATTTGGTGATGGAGTTGTGTGCTGGGGGTGAGCTCTTTGATCGCATCATTGCCAAGGGACATTACACTGAACGTGCAGCAGCTTCCCTGTTGAGAACCATAGTGCAGATCGTCCACACGTGCCATTCCATGGGGGTCATTCATAGAGATCTTAAGCCTGAGAATTTCCTTCTCTTGAACAAGGATGAAAATGCACCTCTCAAGGCCACCGATTTCGGTCTCTCAGTTTTTTACAAGCAAG GAGAGATGTTTAAGGACCTTGTTGGAAGCGCATATTACATTGCACCTGAGGTCTTGAAGAGGAAATATGGTCCAGAAGTTGACATTTGGAGTATTGGTGTCATGCTATACATTCTTCTATCTGGTGTTCCTCCATTTTGGGCAG AAACCGAAAATGGAATATTCCATGCAATCCTACGAGCTCATATTGACTTCACAAGTGATCCATGGCCATCAATTTCGCCGGCAGCAAAAGATCTCGTCAGGAAAATGTTGAATGCGGATCCCAGACAGAGGCTGACAGCGTACGAGGTTTTGA ATCACCCATGGATCAAGGAGGATGGAGAAGCACCAGATACACCACTTGACAACGCAGTACTGAATAGGCTCAAGCAGTTCAGAGCAATGAACGAATTCAAGAAAGTTGCTCTAAGG GTCATCGCGGGCTGCCTATCAGAGGAAGAAATCATGGGGTTGAAGCAGATGTTCAAGGGGATGGACACTGACAACAGCGGCACCATTACAATTGAAGAGCTCAAACAAGGGCTTGCAAAACAAGGGACCAAGCTAACAGAACAGGAAGTGAAGCAATTAATGGAAGCT GCAGATGCCGATGGCAATGGAACCATTGATTACGATGAATTCATCACAGCAACAATGCACATGAACCGAATGAACAAAGAAGATCATCTTTATACTGCTTTCCAATACTTCGACAAAGATAACAGCGg GTACATTACCATCGAAGAACTAGAACAGGCTCTCCATGAGTTTAACATGCACGATGGTAGGGACATCAAGGATATCATTTCAGAAGTTGATGCAGATAAT GATGGCCGGATTAACTATGATGAATTTGCTGCAATGATGAACAAAGGAAACCTAGAAGTTAACACCAAGAAGAGGCGTGATTCAACCTTATATTAG